In Scytonema millei VB511283, the genomic stretch ATCTTGAGTTTGAACAAATTGTGAAAGCATGTCAAATTGCAGATGCAGATGGCTTTATTAGCCAACTACCAAATAAATACCAGACAGTGTTAGGAGAATTTGGGGCGAACTTGTCTGGAGGACAGCGGCAGAGGTTGGCGATCGCCCGCGCTATTGTGAACAACCCACCCGTGCTGATCTTGGATGAAGCAACATCTGGACTCGATCCGATCGGCGAATTTGAAGTCTTGGAACGGCTGTTTGCTGCCCGTAAAGGCAAAACCACAATTTTAATTACTCACCGTCCTGCCGTGGTCGATCGCGCAGAGTGGGTGGTGTTAATGAGTAAAGGTAAATTGGTCGTCCAAGGACCCCTATCAGAGTTGCGTCAAGCACCAGGGGAACATTTGAAATTTTTCTTACCTTAATGAGGAAATGGGGAGGAATTCGCTATGTCTCAGATGACAGAAATTAAAGATACAGCACTATTTGTGGAATTATCCGATCGGGAACAAGAAACAGTAGCAGGGGGAGCGGGTTTACAAGATCTGTTTGGTCCTATATTTTTCCAACAAACTGATATTGATACTTCCGCCGAGGCAACTTCAAACTTCAACGACGGCTCTTCCACGACTCGCCGGACGGGTTATAAGATGTCTCAAACTACGTTTATTATGCCTCTACTATCTCTATTCGGTGGTGGTGGCGGCGGACGGCGATCGCGTCGTTCTCGCATGAATATGTTTAGTTTATTAATGTCTCTGTTTAGCTAGTAAATAAGGGAGCAGGGAGCAGGGAGCAGGGAGCAGTGACTAGTTATCAGTGAACAAAGGGAGCAGGGAGCGGCGATTAATGACTCCTGACTTCTGACTCCTGACTCCTGACTTACGACTTACGACTTACGACTTCTCCCTTGTCCTTCCCTTACCTACCTTGCATTGGCAAATTTCCCGCTAGCCCCTTACTATATAGAGTGCTTAGTCCAGGGATTTTGCTAAATAGCGTATGTCCAATGCTTGTGTAATCGGACTCGGAAAATCTGGTGTTGCTGCTGCCCGACTGTTGAAACGAGAGGGTTGGCAAGTGATATTGAGCGATCGCTCTGACTCTGCATCTTTACGCCAGCAGCAGCAACAACTCGCAGCAGAGGGGATTACAGTCTGTTTGGGTCATACTCCAAATTTAGACAGCACGGATTCACCCCAGTTAATTGTTGTCAGTCCTGGCGTACCTTGGGATGCAGATATCTTAAATCGTGCCAGAGAATTAGCGATCGAGACGATTGGTGAAATGGAACTGGCTTGGCGCTATCTCAACGCTGTTCCCTGGGTAGGCATCACTGGTACTAACGGCAAAACCACAACGACAGCTTTAGTTGCAGCAATTTTTCAAACCGCCGGACTCAACGCCCCCGCCTGTGGCAATATTGGCTATGCCGTCTGCGATGTAGCCTTGGAATTTAGGAACCAGGGAGCAGGGAGCAGAGGAGCGGAGGAGCAGAGGGGCAAAGGAAGCAACTCTAGCCACCAGCCACTAGCCACTAGCCACTCATTAGATTGGATAATTGCCGAAATCAGCAGCTATCAAATCGAATCTGCTCCCTCAGTTGCGCCGCGTATTGGTGTTTGGACGACGTTTACACCCGATCACCTCAGCCGCCACAAGACTTTAGAGCGGTATTACGACATCAAAGCGCACCTAGTGCATCAATCCCAATTGCAAGTGATTAATGGCGATGATGCTTTCTTAAGTCAGGAGAAGCTGAATAATTGGCAGGATGCATACTGGACGAGTGTAAAAGGTAAAGCTTTCCTCAACTGCCATCCCGATTTAGGTACTTATATTGAAGACGGTTGGGTTATCTCTGGGCAAGAGCAGATCGTGCAGGTGTCGGCGTTGAGGATGGTAGGCGCGCACAACTTACAAAATTTGCTGATGGCGGTAGCGGTGGCGCGGCTGGCAGGAATTGACAAAGAGGCGATCGCCACTGCAATAGCTACATTTCCAGGCGTTCCCCACCGCTTAGAACACATTTGTACTTGGCAAGGAATTGATTTTATCAACGATAGCAAGGCAACTAACTACGATGCCGCTCAAGTTGGGTTGTCTTCTGTCACTAGCCCTGCAATTCTGATTGCTGGCGGCGAAGCGAAAATTGGTGACGACTTGGCATGGTTGCAAACAATTCAAGCCCAAGCCGCCGCCGTTTTACTCATTGGCGATGCTGCGCCAGCTTTTGCCTTACGTTTATCTCAAGTGGGTTACAACAATTACGAGATTGTGGAAACGATGGCGCGTGCCGTGGCTAGAGCCGCAGAATTAGCCCCACAATATCAGGCACGGGTTGTCTTGCTTTCTCCTGCCTGTGCCAGTTTCGATCGCTACCAAAATTTCGAGCAACGCGGCGACGATTTTCGGCAATTGTGTTTGGAATTGCTGAAATAAAATTATCGACCGAGCTAACTCAACTCTGAATACCAGCAGATACCGTTTCTGTCTCAATACTACTGTTCGTAGATAAAGATTTAGTATTTTTATGCTTGTGCTTCAACCAAAGATGTGACATACTGCTGGAGTCAGGAAAAATTACGCTATTCCGACCGAGTTTAAGGTAATTTTACTGCGTAAGAGCATCGTTCTGATACCTGTTGCTACCCGAATAAACTGCTATGACCGTCTCCTTGCTGACATCAAATCAGTCTACCGAGCTGAGATCTTCTCGGTTTGCGCGTCGTTCGCTTCTACCTTTGAGGCACGATGCTCTGTGGCAGATTAAGTCTGGTATGGTTCGCACCTTGACAGTCTTAGCTGATGGGAACTACAGCACTTTGGGAATTTGGGGTGAGGGGGATGTAGTCGGCAGAGTATTTTGTAGCACTCAAACTTACCAAATTGAGTGTTTAACGCCAGTTGAGGTGACTTTGATCTCGAGGTCAAGGTGGCACGAACTCAACGAGGCGATGATTTCGCACATTCAGAGATCGGGTGAGTTGATGGAAATCTTGCACTGTGGCAATGCCGAAGCCGCAGTTTTACAACTGTTTACTTGGCTAGCCAATCGTTTTGGTCAACACGTATCGCAAGGTAAATTAATCGATCTGCGTTTGACTCATCAAGAAATTGCCGAACTAGTAGGATTAACTCGCGTCACGGTAACGCGAATACTGAGCGATTTAGAAAAACAAGGCTTGATTCAACGGCAAGAACGTCAATTTATTGTTACGAGCGATCGCTCACCATTTTGGCACTACGAAATTTGAAATGGTCATTGGTCATTTGTCATCGGTCATTTGTCATTCGTCAGTTGTAAGCGATTGATTGTTACCCACTGACAACTGATAACTGTTCACTGATAACTGTTCACTGATAACTGATAACTGACTGCTTGATTAACTCCGCAACAGCTGCAATCAGAGCGGTAGATTCTACAGGCTTAGTAATGTGCTGTTGAAATCCTGCTGCTAGCGATCGCGAACGGTCTTCTGGCTTGGCGTGAGCAGTCAGAGCGATCGCGGGAATGTGTCGATCTTCCTGTTGCTCGCTGGCTCGGAGCTGCTGAATGAATTGATAGCCGTCGGTTTCTGGCATGGCAATATCGCTAATTAAAACATCGGGGCGATCGCGTTCTAAATAGGCGATTGCATCTGCGGCTGAAGAAACTGTTGTGACAGTTGCACCTGCTTGTTCGAGCGCAAATTGGATCAAGTCACGGCTATCGTTGTTATCCTCGACGACTAGCACGTTTACACCATTCAGCAATGAATTAGAGTCAAATTCATTATTTTCCGTCACGTCGAGCGGATTGGGAGTCGTTGTAGCGGGGGAAGTTGCTGTAGCAGGACTATTTGCCAGTGGTAGCCATACTGTAAACGTTGTTCCCTTGCCTTCTCCCTCGCTGTGAGCTTCAATAGTGCCACCATGTAGAATCACCAGTTGTCGTACGATCGCCAGTCCTAACCCCAGTCCGCCAAAAGCGCGAGTAATAGAACTGTCTGCTTGACGAAAGCGATCGAAAATTTGCGGCAGAAATTCGGGACGAATGCCAATTCCTGTATCGATAATTTGGATTTGAGCGTAATTGGAATTCGGAATTCGGAATTCGGAATTCGGAATTAAATTCGTCCTCTGCTCCTCTGCTCCTAGTCTCCCTTCTCCTCTGCTCCTAGTCTCCCCCAGCTCTCTTCTCTCCCTCAGCTCCCTCAGCTCTCTTTCCCCTGCTCCCTGCTCCTTACTTTCTTGAGTCAGTCGTATCTCGATCTGTCCTTTTTCAGGGGTGAATTTGATTGCATTGGAGAGCAAATTCCAAATGATTTGTCGCAGTCGGGTTGGATCGGCGGCGATTGTTTGTACTGCCGGATCGAGTTGCGTGCGTAGTTGTAGTGATTTCTCCTCAAGCTGGGGACGAATTGATTCTAATAGCAATTCAATCGTGGCGATCGCATTGACAGGTTGAATGGATAGCTGTACTTTCCCCCGCATCAATCTAGACATATCCAGAATGTCATCGATCAGTTGCGCTTGAGATTTAGCATTCCGTTCGATGATCTTGAGTGCTTGGCACAATTTAGCTTCATCAAACTTCCGCATTTGCATGAGCTGCGACCAACCCAAAATTGAGTTCAAGGGCGATCGCAATTCGTGAGAAACAACTGCCAAAAATTCATCTTTCATTAAGTTAGCTGCTTCTGCTTGCTGCCGAGCGGCTTGAGCTTGAAATATTTCTAAATTCTTGGCAACTAATTGAGCTGCTTGACGTTGCACCTCTAAATTCTTTTTAAATAACTCGACAAATACTGCAACTTTAGATGTTAGTATAATCGGATCGATAGGTTTGAGTAAATAATCGACAGCACCTAGAGCGTATCCTTTTGACTTCAAATCGTCGCTATCGCTAATTGCCGTGAGAAAAATAATTGGTGTATGGCGCGATCGCTCTCTTTGTCGAATGAGACTTGCTGTTTCAAATCCATCCATTTCTGGCATTTGCACGTCCAGCAGGATGACAGCAAAATCTTGCTCTAGCAAACATTTCAAAGCTTGTTTGCCGGAATAAGCTTTTACTAAATTCTGTCCTAAACTTTTGAGCGTTGCCTCCAGCGCTACAAGATTTTCGGGATAATCGTCTACTAATAAGACGTTAATTTTAGGCTCGGACTTCATGGCATGAGCGACAGCTAAGAGAGTGGCGAACAATCTATTTTTGCTTCAAGTTGTATAGTTTAATGCATACTTCCTCTCTATCTAACGATATAGTAAGCGATTGGGAACGCATCTATCTTTGGGTCAAAAATTATCTCTTGACGATTAGATTTAAGGCGGCGAGCTTAACGCTGAAGCCACACTCTTAGTAGCGAGAATAATTGCTCTGTATCGATCGGTTTAGAAATGTAATCGGAAGCTCCGACATCAAGGCACTTTTCGCGATCGCCTTGCATGGCTTTAGCTGTCAGTGCCACGATTGGTAGTGATGCCAAGCGCTCGATCTGCCGTATAGCTTGGATCGTGTCATATCCATCCATTTCTGGCATCATAATATCCATCAATACAATGTCAATGTCTGGATTGTTTTCAATCTGAAGAATACCTTCTCGACCGTTTTCTGCGTATAAAACCTGCATCTGTTGACGTTCTAGGATGCTGGTGAGTGCGAAAATATTCCGCATATCATCATCGACAATCAGGACTTTCTTGCCTGCCAGTACGGAATCGTTTTGTTGCAACTGCTCTAACATCAACCGCTTAGGTGCAGGTAGATCGGCTTGGGTTTGATGTAAAAATAACGTAGTTTCCTCCAGCAAGCGTTCTGGCGATCGCGCCTCTTTGAGAATCGAGCTATCTGACAGGCGTTGTAGTTCGATTTCTTCTTCAGAAGTGAGCTGCCTGGGAGTATAAACGATGATGGGTAGATTTCTAAATAATGGTTCTTGCTTGAGCCGATCGATCAATTCAAATCCGTTGGTGTCCGGCAAGGCTAGATTTAAAACTAAACAGTCAAAATGACCAGTTTGGAGAGCTTCGAGTGCGGCTGCACCTGTTTCTACTACTTGAATTGCAATATCGCTTTCCTCAATCAAGTCGAGCATACTACGACGCTGCAATTCATCGCGCTCGACGATTAACAAGTTTTTCACGGAGCGATTGGCAAACTCTTGAATCTGAGACAGCGTATCTAATAATGCGGTGTTGCTAATTGGCTTTTGCAAGTAGGCGATCGCACCTTGTTTTAATCCCCGTTGCGGTGTTTCTTCAACCGAAATGATATGTACGGGAATGTGACGGGTATCGGGATTGTGTTTGAGGCGATCGAGTACCGTCCAACCATCGACGATTGGCAAGCGAATATCGAGCGTAATCGCCGTGGGTTGAAATTGCTGTGCTAGTGCTAAACCGACATTACCCCGCGTGGCAACTAGCACCTTAAAGCCTTGCTGACGAGCTGCATCTATTAATATGCGCACGAATTTCAGGTCGTCTTCAATAATCAGCAGCGTGCGATCGCCTGGTTGAATCACATCGCGATCGTCCTCAACCGCTCTTTCCTCTAATAAATTTGAGATTTGAGTTTCAACGAGCGACAAGACTTCAGGCGGGGAAGTTGGGAGTGCAGGTAGAGGGTTAGTTGGCGCTAATGATGGGGTTGCTTGTTGCTCTACCGTTCGACTTACCATTTGCGGTAAGTAGAGCGTGAATGTACTACCTCGACCGAGTTCGCTCCTCAGTTGAATTTCACCACCCAACAAGCGCGTGATTTCGCGGCTAATTGACAAACCTAACCCCGTCCCACCATAACGGCGAGAGGTCGTGCCATCTGCCTGCTGGAATGCTTCAAAAATAATTTGCTGTTTATCAGGTGCAATGCCGATGCCTGTATCGGTGACTGAGAAAGCAATAACACCTGCTTCTCCTGATGGTGCTTCTCTAGCAGCACGGTTGAGAACTTCTTGTTCCGCACTCCAACCTGCAAGTGCTGGGGTAACATTTAAGCGTACGGAGCCAGTGTCAGTGAATTTGAAGGCATTGGAGAGCAAATTTTTTAAGACTTGCTGCAAGCGTTTGGCATCGGTATAAAGTGTACGGGGTAATCGCTCGTCAAACTGAATTTCAAATTTGAGTTGGCGATCGCCTGCGACTTGACGAAATGTCCGCTCTATGCTTTCCCGCAAATGAGTAAATCTAACTGGTTCAATATCCACAGACATTTTGCCCGACTCGATTTTGGCAAGGTCGAGAATATCATTAATTAATTCCAGTAAATCGTTGCCAGACGAGTGAATTGTTCGAGCGTATTCTACTTGTTTATCGGTAAGATTTCGGTCTTGATTATCAGCTAATAATCTTGCCAAAATCAGCAAACTGTTAAGGGGCGTTCGTAATTCATGCGACATATTCGCTAAAAATTCAGACTTATATTTAGAACTTAAAGCGAGCTGTGCGGCTTTGTCTTCTAGCGATCGCCGTGCTTGTTCGATTTCTTGATTTTTCCGTTCGACTTCGCGATTTTGTAATGCCAATAGTTCAGCTTTTTCTTGTAATTCGCCATTGGTTTGTTGCAATTGCTCTTGTTGCTGTTTGAGCAATTCTTCTGAGGCTGTCAGCGATTTTGCTTGTTGTTCTAATCGCTGGTTAGTACCCGTTAGTTCTTTTTGTTGAGATTGTAATTCTTCTGCTAAAGATTGGGATTGTTTCAATAACTCCTCAGTCCGCATACTGGCAGCGATCGTGTTGAGTACGATCGCAATGCTTTCAGTTAACTGATCGAAGAATGTGAGGTGAATTTCATTGAACCGATTGAAAGAAGCTAACTCGAGGACAGCAGTAACTTGCCCTTCAAATAACACGGGCAAAACTACCGCATTCATTGGGGCTGATTCTCCCAAGCCGGAACTAATCTTAATATAGTTCGACGGGACTTCCGTAATTAAAATGCGTTCTTTTTCCAACGCACATTGCCCCACTAATCCCTCACCCAAATAGAAACGGTTGGCTAAATGTTTGCGTTCTCGATAAGCATAACTGCTAATTAATTTTAAGTAAGGCGGGTGGTTCTCGCCACTTTCCATTAAGTAGAAGACTCCATGCTGCGCCGAAACTAGAGGCGCTAACTCTGACAAAATCAACTTGGACACGGTTTCTAAATCGCGCTGCCCTTGCAACATCCGCGTAAATTTGGCAAGGTTGGTCTTCAGCCAGTCTTGTTCGGTATTTTTCTGCGTTGTTTCGCGCAGATTGGCAATCATTTGGTTGATATTATCTTTGAGCGCGGCGACTTCTCCTAAAGCTTCAACGGAGATCGATCGCGTTAAATCGCCTTTGGTTACAGCGGTTGCTACTTCAGCGATCGCTCTTACCTGCGTGGTTAAATTTGCTGCTAGTTCGTTCACGTTGTCGGTTAAATCGCGCCAAGTCCCCGACGCACCAGGGACTTTTGCCTGTCCGCCCAGTTTTCCTTCGATTCCGACTTCTCGCGCCACTGTCGTCACCTGTGCGGCAAACGTCGCCAGGGTATCGATCATTTCGTTAATTGTCTCGGCAAGCGTTTCAATTTCGCCCTTGGCATCTAGCATCAGCTTGCGCTTGAGATCGCCATTTGCTACCGACGTGACAACTCTGGCAATACCTCGTACCTGTGCCGTGAGGTTGCTTGCCATTGAATTCACGTTGTCGGTTAAATCTTTCCAGGTTCCCGCTACACCCGTAACTTGTGCCTGTCCGCCTAATTTCCCTTCCGTGCCGACTTCCCGCGCTACCCGCGTCACTTCAGAAGCAAAGGAACTCAGTTGATCCACCATCGTGTTAATGGTGTTTTTCAAATCTAAAATTTCGCCCTTGACATCTACGGTAATCTTTTTAGACAAATTACCATTAGCGATCGCCGTGGCAACTTCGGCAATATTTCGTACCTGTGCTGTCAGGTTGCCTGCCATCAAGTTGACGTTATCGGTGAGATCTTTCCAAGTGCCACCGACACCCCGCACGTATGCTTGTACCCCTAATTTCCCTTCCGTACCGACTTCCCGCGCCACCCGCGTCACTTCTGAGGCAAATGAGTTGAGCTGATCCACCATTGTATTGATCGTGTTTTTCAACTCTAAAATTTCGCCCTTTACGTCTACCGTGATTTTCTTGGATAAGTCGCCATTCGCTACGGCTGTAGTGACTTCGGCAATATTTCGTACCTGTGCCGTCAAGCTACCTGCCATAAAGTTGACGCTATCGGTTAAATCTTTCCAGGTTCCCGCTACGCCTTTCACCTCTGCCTGTACGCCTAACTTGCCTTCAGAACCCACCTCCCGCGCTACTCGCGTCACTTCTGAGGCAAACGAGTTGAGCTGATCGACCATTGTATTGATCGTGTTTTTCAACTCCAAAATTTCGCCCTTTACGTCTACCGTGATTTTCTTAGATAAGTCACCATTCGCTACGGCTGTAGTGACTTCGGCAATATTGCGTACCTGTGCTGTCAGGTTGCCTGCCATTGAGTTAACGCTATCGGTTAAATCTTTCCAAGTGCCTGCCACACCGCGCACGTCTGCTTGCACGCCCAATTTTCCTTCGGTTCCCACATCCCGCGCCACCCGCGTCACTTCTGAGGCAAACGAATTCAGTTGACCGACCATCTTATTCACGATCTGCGCTGTTTGCAAAAACTCGCCCTGTAAAGGGTTTCCAGCGATATCTGTAGCGATCGCTTGTGACAAATCACCATTAGCTACTGCCCGAATCACGCGAGTTGTCTCTGCCATCGGCTGCACCAAGTCAGTAATCAAGGTATTGACTGAATTGACACAGGCTTGCCAAGATCCTTTTGCCCCATTATTTGATACTCGCTCGTAAATTTTGCCCTCTTTGCCGACTACCGTGCTAATTCGCGCTAGCTCGGTTGTCATCTGCTCGTTTGTCTCAATAATGTCGTTGAGGGTATCTGCAATCTTGCCAGCAATACCTGTTTGTTCGCTAGAGATCCGAACGGAAAAATTACCCTTTTTAACTTCTAGTAATGTTTGCAGGAGTTGCTTGAGGTCAAGAGCATCGCTATCGGGATTAGCTGTGGCAGTCGTCATAGTGACTCGATACTGAAATGGAGACGTGTGAGGAATCTGTTGTAGCGTGAGAGAAAAAATTTCCTTCAAGCAACACCTAAGTATTGACTGGGTGTTGACAGATTTTCGTCTTCCATCGTAAGGATAAAACTAATACAACCGCGATCCGTCTAAAGATAGAAAGTAGTTAACCACTAGCCACCAGTCACTAGCCACTCACAACGACTAAGGATGTATTTGACTCAAAATGTAGCGCAAGCGATCGTAGTCGTCTTTGAGAAGAGTGCTGAGGGTGCGTCCGGCTTGGACTAACCATTGTCTATCAGCTTTGCGTAATTGATAGACTTCTCGAATTGCGGCGGCGGTTAAAGCTTCTACAGGCGCACCTTGAACTTGCAACAAAGTGCGTAAAAAATCCAGGCGATCGCTAAATAAAATCACATCTTCTGGCTGACAGCAATAGACAGCTTGGTGAATTTGCGGCGGACGGGGCGGAAGGTATTGATACACTTGGCGTTGAGCGCGTTTTGAGGCTTTAGCTGGCTCAAAGCCGATAATGGCAGCGCGAAATTCAGTTTTGAGCATGGCGAAAATTTGCGGCTGCTGTTCGCGCAACTCCATGAGAGATAACCCTAAAGCCCTTGCCCGATGGATCGAGTCGATCGGCATGGTGGTAGCGTAATAAACTACCCCATAAACTTGATTTCCCGATTCATCATCCGCAGACTTTACCCAACTACCAAAAGGTGGCATCACCGGAAAGCTCAAATCTTCTGGTTCCAGGCATTGAGCTAAAAATTCCGTTGTCGAGGTTTCAATCACTTCGGCTATGTAACTCGGATGGCGATCGCCTGTCGTAAATTGAGGTAGGGGAAGACGCATATCTCAAGACAAGTTAAACTTTATCTCTCATACTTTATCCTGCGGTTATTGGTCATTGGTCATTAGTCATTTGTGAGTGGTGAGTGGTGAGTGGTGAGTGGTGCGTGAAATACTTGCGACTTGCGACTTGATAACTGATAACTGATAACTGATAACTGTTAGCTAGTCAAAATCGCTGCCGACTAACCGCTCGAATTCCCGCTTGACAATTGTATAACACTCGCAGGAGGAAGCTTCTAGCCCTTCTCGGTCGAGAATAGTCATTTTACCCCGCACGTAGCGGATCAGCCCCGCTTTCTGAAGAACGCTGGCTGACAAACTGACAGTAGGGCGGCGCACGCCCAGCATTTGCGAGAGAAACTCTTGGGTGAGCGGAAACTCATCTGAACCCACTCGGTCTTGAGTCATGAGTAACCAGCGGCAAAATCGCTCCTCAACTGAGTGTATGCGATTGCAGGCAGCTATTTGGGAAATCAGGTTAAACAGCGCTTGCGTGTAGCGTTGCAGCAGATCGTGAAGCGTGCTGCCTGGGATAACTTTATTTTTAAACACATCTACTCTCATCCTCCAAGCCTCGCCAGGAATTTGTGCCATAGCCAGACCGGGAATCTTATTAGATCCCAGGAATACGGGGAGACCTACCATTCCCTCATTGCCAACTGTTCCCACTTCAACTGCTGTACCGTCTTCCATCAGCGTCAGCAAAGAGACTACGCCACTCTTAGGGAAGTAGACATACTCAATAGATTCGTTAGCTGCGTAGAGAGTTTGCTTGAAAGTCAGGGGGACTAATTCCATGTTAGTCACTAGGCGTTCGTATTCTTCTCTAGGCAAGATAGCTAGAAGCTGATTTTCATCAGCTGGATGGGAATTTTTCGACACCAAAATCAGAAACCTCTTTGAGCCAGTCTTATCTACATCGATAACTGACAGCATCAATCGAGGACTTCTCACCCAAGATTTATTTAAATGTAAATATTGTAAATAATATATGTAGCTTAGCTAACATAAAGAATAGAAAATATGTCAGCTAACTGACATAAACATTTTAATCCCTTGTTTGCAGTAGGCGGCGATCGCCCTGGCTTGCCAGGGCGATCGTAAGAACATCATAGAAAAACTGTGAATAGCAAGCGCGAACATAAAATCTTTTCCCACTTTCCCAATGTTGCGTTTAACGTTGTAGCGATCGCCGCTTCTAAAGGTGGATTAAATGCAATTAGTCAAATTTTATCCGCCTTACCGTCAGATTTTCCCGCAGCAATTGCGATCGTACAGCACTCGTCTCCCAACTGCCCCAGCTACTTGGCTGAGATCCTTAGATACCGCACTAGATTGCGGGTGAAAAATGCAGAGACAGGAGAATTGCTGCGTCCAGGAACGGTTTATGTTGCCGTGCCTAACAACGTGAGTTCGACGGGGTTAAAAGACAGCAGGAGGAAGAGCAGGTAAGCCT encodes the following:
- a CDS encoding HAS-barrel domain-containing protein, giving the protein MRLPLPQFTTGDRHPSYIAEVIETSTTEFLAQCLEPEDLSFPVMPPFGSWVKSADDESGNQVYGVVYYATTMPIDSIHRARALGLSLMELREQQPQIFAMLKTEFRAAIIGFEPAKASKRAQRQVYQYLPPRPPQIHQAVYCCQPEDVILFSDRLDFLRTLLQVQGAPVEALTAAAIREVYQLRKADRQWLVQAGRTLSTLLKDDYDRLRYILSQIHP
- a CDS encoding chemotaxis protein CheB — translated: MNSKREHKIFSHFPNVAFNVVAIAASKGGLNAISQILSALPSDFPAAIAIVQHSSPNCPSYLAEILRYRTRLRVKNAETGELLRPGTVYVAVPNNVSSTGLKDSRRKSR
- a CDS encoding response regulator gives rise to the protein MKSEPKINVLLVDDYPENLVALEATLKSLGQNLVKAYSGKQALKCLLEQDFAVILLDVQMPEMDGFETASLIRQRERSRHTPIIFLTAISDSDDLKSKGYALGAVDYLLKPIDPIILTSKVAVFVELFKKNLEVQRQAAQLVAKNLEIFQAQAARQQAEAANLMKDEFLAVVSHELRSPLNSILGWSQLMQMRKFDEAKLCQALKIIERNAKSQAQLIDDILDMSRLMRGKVQLSIQPVNAIATIELLLESIRPQLEEKSLQLRTQLDPAVQTIAADPTRLRQIIWNLLSNAIKFTPEKGQIEIRLTQESKEQGAGERELRELRERRELGETRSRGEGRLGAEEQRTNLIPNSEFRIPNSNYAQIQIIDTGIGIRPEFLPQIFDRFRQADSSITRAFGGLGLGLAIVRQLVILHGGTIEAHSEGEGKGTTFTVWLPLANSPATATSPATTTPNPLDVTENNEFDSNSLLNGVNVLVVEDNNDSRDLIQFALEQAGATVTTVSSAADAIAYLERDRPDVLISDIAMPETDGYQFIQQLRASEQQEDRHIPAIALTAHAKPEDRSRSLAAGFQQHITKPVESTALIAAVAELIKQSVISYQ
- the murD gene encoding UDP-N-acetylmuramoyl-L-alanine--D-glutamate ligase, with the translated sequence MSNACVIGLGKSGVAAARLLKREGWQVILSDRSDSASLRQQQQQLAAEGITVCLGHTPNLDSTDSPQLIVVSPGVPWDADILNRARELAIETIGEMELAWRYLNAVPWVGITGTNGKTTTTALVAAIFQTAGLNAPACGNIGYAVCDVALEFRNQGAGSRGAEEQRGKGSNSSHQPLATSHSLDWIIAEISSYQIESAPSVAPRIGVWTTFTPDHLSRHKTLERYYDIKAHLVHQSQLQVINGDDAFLSQEKLNNWQDAYWTSVKGKAFLNCHPDLGTYIEDGWVISGQEQIVQVSALRMVGAHNLQNLLMAVAVARLAGIDKEAIATAIATFPGVPHRLEHICTWQGIDFINDSKATNYDAAQVGLSSVTSPAILIAGGEAKIGDDLAWLQTIQAQAAAVLLIGDAAPAFALRLSQVGYNNYEIVETMARAVARAAELAPQYQARVVLLSPACASFDRYQNFEQRGDDFRQLCLELLK
- a CDS encoding Crp/Fnr family transcriptional regulator; translated protein: MSKNSHPADENQLLAILPREEYERLVTNMELVPLTFKQTLYAANESIEYVYFPKSGVVSLLTLMEDGTAVEVGTVGNEGMVGLPVFLGSNKIPGLAMAQIPGEAWRMRVDVFKNKVIPGSTLHDLLQRYTQALFNLISQIAACNRIHSVEERFCRWLLMTQDRVGSDEFPLTQEFLSQMLGVRRPTVSLSASVLQKAGLIRYVRGKMTILDREGLEASSCECYTIVKREFERLVGSDFD
- a CDS encoding Crp/Fnr family transcriptional regulator, with product MTVSLLTSNQSTELRSSRFARRSLLPLRHDALWQIKSGMVRTLTVLADGNYSTLGIWGEGDVVGRVFCSTQTYQIECLTPVEVTLISRSRWHELNEAMISHIQRSGELMEILHCGNAEAAVLQLFTWLANRFGQHVSQGKLIDLRLTHQEIAELVGLTRVTVTRILSDLEKQGLIQRQERQFIVTSDRSPFWHYEI
- a CDS encoding CTB family bacteriocin; its protein translation is MSQMTEIKDTALFVELSDREQETVAGGAGLQDLFGPIFFQQTDIDTSAEATSNFNDGSSTTRRTGYKMSQTTFIMPLLSLFGGGGGGRRSRRSRMNMFSLLMSLFS